The DNA window CCACGACTACCTGTGGCGCGTGCACCAGCACGTGCCGCCCAAGGGAAAGATCGCCATCTTCAACCGCAGTCATTACGAGGATGTGCTGATCACCAAGGTGCAAGGCATGATCGACGGCGGCGAGTGCAAGCGCCGTTACGCGCAGATCCGCGATTTCGAGCGCATGCTCGCCGAAACCGGCACCGTGATCGTCAAGGTGTTCCTGCATATCTCCAAGGAGGAGCAACGCGAGCGCCTGCAGGAGCGTCTGGACGATCCGGACAAGCAGTGGAAGTTCGATCCCAACGATATCGAGCAGCGCAAAAAGTGGAATGAATACCAGCGCGCCTACGAGCAGGCCATCCGCGAGACCGACCAGCCGCACGCGCCGTGGTACATCGTACCGGCCAACTCCAAGACGCACCGCAACCTGGTGATCGCCAGCCTGCTGCTGGAGACCCTGGAGGGCATGGACCTGAGCTTCCCGCCGCCGCACCCGGACCTGTCCTCGTTCACCGTAGTGTGAGAGGTAGACCCGCACCCCGGATGCCGGGGTCGTACCCCACGGGGTACGACCCCTTTGGGCCGCCGTGCGGGTTGGGAGTCCGTATCCCGTCAACCTAAAATCACGTCCGCGCGGTCTGTGGCATAGTCATTCTTTGCATGAGGAGGACTACCGATGCTGCAACTGAAAGACCCCACACTGCTGCGCCAGCAAGCCTACATCAACGGCGTCTGGAGCGATGCCGACAACGGTGAAACCCATCCGGTGACCAATCCCGCCACCGGCGAGCAAATCGGCACCGTGCCGCGCATGGGCGCGGCCGAAACCAAACGCGCCATCGACGCCGCCAACGCCGCCTGGCCGGCCTGGCGCAAAAAGACCGCCAAGGAGCGCGCCGCCATTCTGCGCAAGTGGAATGACCTGATCCTGGAAAACACCGACGACCTGGCGCTGCTGATGACGGCGGAGCAGGGCAAGCCGCTGACCGAGTCGCGCGGCGAGGTGGCCTACGGCGCCTCGTTCATCGAATGGTTCGGCGAGGAAGCCAAGCGCGTGGCCGGCGAGACGCTGGCGTCGCCCTGGCCGGACCGCCGCCTGCTGGTGACCAAGGAGCCGATCGGCGTGTGTGCGGCGATCACGCCGTGGAACTTCCCGATCGCGATGATCACCCGCAAGGCCGGCCCCGCGCTGGCGGCGGGTTGTCCGATGGTGCTCAAGCCGGCCGAGGCCACCCCGTACTGCGCGCTGGCGCTGGCCGAACTGGCCGGGCGCGCGGGTGTGCCGCCGGGCGTGTTCAGCGTGCTGACCGGCGCCTCCAAGGATATCGGCGGTGAAATGACGTCCAACCCGATCGTGCGCAAGCTGACCTTCACCGGTTCCACCGCCATCGGCCGACTGCTGATGGAGCAAAGCGCGCCGACGATCAAAAAGCTGTCGCTGGAATTGGGCGGCAACGCGCCGTTCATCGTGTTCGACGACGCCGATCTGGATGCCGCCGTCGAAGGGGCGATCGCCTCCAAGTACCGCAACGCCGGCCAGACCTGCGTGTGCGCCAACCGCCTGTATGTGCAGGACGGGGTGTACGAACAATTCGCCGAAAAACTGGTGGCCGCCGTCGAAAAACTCAAGGTCGGCAACGGCGTCGAGGAGGGCGTCACGCAAGGCCCGCTGATCGACGAGAAAGCCGTCCAGAAGGTCGAGGAGCATGTGGCCGATGCGCTGTCCAAGGGCGGCCGCCTGCTGACCGGCGGCAA is part of the Oxalobacteraceae bacterium OTU3CAMAD1 genome and encodes:
- a CDS encoding polyphosphate kinase 2 family protein, encoding MTHNARQRFRAADKQKLRDEDAGDSAFSSRAANPELSKSKGKALDIKRTDALIKRIAALQSMLYAQRKQKVLLVLQGMDTSGKDGTVRAMFSGVSPMGVSAVAFKGPTDEELDHDYLWRVHQHVPPKGKIAIFNRSHYEDVLITKVQGMIDGGECKRRYAQIRDFERMLAETGTVIVKVFLHISKEEQRERLQERLDDPDKQWKFDPNDIEQRKKWNEYQRAYEQAIRETDQPHAPWYIVPANSKTHRNLVIASLLLETLEGMDLSFPPPHPDLSSFTVV
- the gabD gene encoding NADP-dependent succinate-semialdehyde dehydrogenase, whose translation is MLQLKDPTLLRQQAYINGVWSDADNGETHPVTNPATGEQIGTVPRMGAAETKRAIDAANAAWPAWRKKTAKERAAILRKWNDLILENTDDLALLMTAEQGKPLTESRGEVAYGASFIEWFGEEAKRVAGETLASPWPDRRLLVTKEPIGVCAAITPWNFPIAMITRKAGPALAAGCPMVLKPAEATPYCALALAELAGRAGVPPGVFSVLTGASKDIGGEMTSNPIVRKLTFTGSTAIGRLLMEQSAPTIKKLSLELGGNAPFIVFDDADLDAAVEGAIASKYRNAGQTCVCANRLYVQDGVYEQFAEKLVAAVEKLKVGNGVEEGVTQGPLIDEKAVQKVEEHVADALSKGGRLLTGGKRHALGHSFFQPTVIADVGNDMLVAGEETFGPLAPLFRFKTDEEVIALANDTEFGLASYFYSRDIGRIWRVAEGLECGIVGVNTGLISTEVAPFGGVKQSGLGREGSHHGIDEFLVVKYICLGGI